In Spirosoma aureum, a single genomic region encodes these proteins:
- a CDS encoding M14 family zinc carboxypeptidase, whose protein sequence is MHKLNLLLLSTILFIALSPPLLAQNRYYFSGYKPTFDPTIPTPEQFLGYPIGTHYTRYDQIVAYLKELDRLSDKVSLINIGKTYEERPQVIAFFTSVANQKNLEQIRKDHLQLADPKIPAPDYSKLPVVVHLAYTVHGNENSSSEAALLTAYYLTASTDAETGRWLNEAVLTLDPAENPDGRDRAVQWFNQHKSFPPVTDPLDREHNELWPGGRFNHYLNDLNRDWLPLAHIESRNRMKFHHDWYPNVMIDFHEMGTNSTYYFEPSKPYSTENDLIPRATYDVLNVKLAKYFAKALDNLGTFYWTKEQFDNLSPIYGSTYPDFTGGVGVTFEVGSSRGLAQEGTNGVVTFPFTIRNHVATGLAAIKGAVEEKDVYLKHQKEFFASALTEAQKFPTKAYVFGSSNDDNLTNRFLETLLQHHIQVYELPQRTTVESKTFTPGKAYVVPTAQPNYRIVHSLFEEVTAFHDSVFYDVTGWSLVHGYGLPYAKLKDAALVKGNPISVAKPLAGGILNGPSTYAYVLNWSDYHASTALSSLQLAGVQAKVALKPFQVNTVARSSSGPQSINPVKDDPNRDFGYGSIVIPVAAQSISADSLYKVVNAISKQAGVTFTGVSTGFNAGGIDLGSNNIRTLKKPEAALLVGQGVNPSEAGEVWFLLSEHLKLPLSKIEISNAGRANWSRYNTVILVGGQYASLDKAVVARLKNWVEEGGTLITLKNASEWAIKQGLVKENLLAPAAVAKADTGKSAATRPNDRIDFVNIAAKEGPRAVAGSIYTADLDITNPLGFGFTDRKIFVFRNGTTILKPSSSPYGTVVKYTASPYVSGFVSKENLKKISNSAAVVVSPEGAGRIVLFADNPNFRSYWHGTSKLFLNALLFGQHLTVPATQLSNGQEEN, encoded by the coding sequence ATGCACAAACTAAATCTACTACTCCTATCGACTATATTATTTATAGCCCTTTCTCCACCCCTACTCGCTCAGAATAGGTACTATTTTTCTGGATACAAACCCACCTTCGACCCTACGATTCCAACCCCTGAGCAGTTTCTGGGCTACCCGATTGGTACTCACTACACACGATACGATCAAATCGTGGCTTATCTTAAAGAGCTCGATCGGCTATCCGACAAGGTAAGTCTGATCAACATTGGCAAAACTTATGAAGAACGTCCTCAGGTGATCGCGTTCTTTACATCAGTTGCTAATCAGAAAAATCTGGAGCAGATACGTAAAGACCATCTGCAACTGGCTGATCCAAAAATTCCGGCACCAGACTACAGTAAATTACCGGTTGTTGTTCATCTGGCCTACACAGTTCATGGCAATGAAAATTCCAGCAGCGAAGCGGCCCTATTGACAGCTTACTACCTGACAGCTTCGACCGACGCCGAAACAGGCCGATGGCTCAATGAAGCTGTTTTAACACTTGATCCAGCCGAAAACCCCGATGGTCGCGACCGTGCCGTGCAATGGTTCAATCAGCATAAATCATTCCCGCCGGTTACTGATCCGCTCGACCGCGAACACAACGAGCTCTGGCCCGGTGGACGTTTTAACCACTACCTCAACGACCTCAATCGCGACTGGCTTCCACTGGCTCACATCGAGAGTCGCAACCGGATGAAGTTTCACCATGACTGGTACCCAAACGTGATGATCGATTTTCACGAGATGGGCACCAATAGTACCTATTATTTTGAACCATCGAAGCCTTACAGCACCGAAAATGACCTGATTCCACGCGCTACCTACGATGTGCTGAATGTGAAACTGGCGAAATATTTTGCCAAAGCCCTGGATAATCTCGGCACGTTTTACTGGACCAAAGAGCAGTTCGATAACCTCTCTCCCATTTATGGTTCTACCTATCCTGATTTTACCGGGGGCGTGGGCGTAACCTTTGAAGTGGGTAGCTCACGTGGACTGGCACAGGAGGGCACCAACGGCGTCGTGACATTCCCGTTCACGATTCGTAACCATGTAGCAACCGGTTTAGCAGCCATAAAAGGAGCCGTTGAGGAAAAAGACGTTTACCTGAAACACCAGAAAGAGTTCTTCGCATCTGCCCTGACCGAAGCGCAGAAATTTCCAACCAAAGCCTACGTATTTGGCAGTAGTAACGACGATAATCTGACCAATCGCTTCCTGGAAACACTCCTGCAACACCACATTCAGGTGTATGAGCTACCCCAGCGCACTACCGTTGAGAGCAAGACCTTTACGCCGGGGAAAGCCTATGTCGTTCCGACGGCACAGCCCAATTACCGAATTGTTCATTCGCTTTTTGAGGAAGTGACAGCCTTCCACGATAGTGTTTTTTACGACGTAACCGGTTGGTCGCTCGTGCATGGTTATGGACTTCCATACGCCAAATTGAAAGACGCGGCTCTGGTGAAAGGCAATCCGATTTCGGTGGCCAAGCCATTGGCAGGAGGTATTCTGAACGGCCCATCGACCTACGCTTATGTGCTGAACTGGTCCGACTATCACGCGTCGACGGCACTATCTTCTTTACAACTGGCAGGCGTTCAGGCCAAAGTAGCGCTGAAGCCATTCCAGGTGAATACAGTGGCTCGTTCCAGTTCAGGACCGCAAAGCATTAATCCCGTCAAGGATGACCCAAATCGTGATTTCGGATACGGTTCCATCGTGATCCCGGTAGCCGCTCAGTCTATCAGTGCCGATTCGCTCTACAAGGTCGTCAACGCTATCAGTAAACAGGCTGGCGTAACCTTTACGGGTGTTTCAACGGGATTCAATGCGGGGGGCATCGACCTGGGCAGTAACAACATCCGTACGCTGAAAAAGCCCGAAGCTGCTTTGCTGGTTGGCCAGGGCGTTAACCCATCCGAAGCAGGTGAAGTCTGGTTTTTGCTGAGCGAACACCTGAAGCTACCACTCTCAAAGATCGAGATCAGTAACGCCGGACGGGCGAATTGGAGCCGTTACAACACTGTGATTCTGGTGGGCGGTCAGTACGCATCGCTCGACAAAGCGGTTGTTGCCCGACTGAAAAACTGGGTTGAAGAGGGCGGCACCCTGATCACCCTCAAAAACGCGTCTGAATGGGCCATCAAACAGGGTCTGGTTAAAGAAAATCTACTGGCTCCGGCTGCCGTTGCGAAGGCAGATACGGGCAAATCGGCAGCAACCCGCCCGAACGATCGAATTGACTTTGTCAACATTGCGGCCAAAGAAGGGCCTCGTGCCGTGGCTGGCTCGATTTATACGGCCGATCTGGATATTACGAACCCACTTGGATTCGGTTTTACGGATCGCAAAATCTTTGTGTTCCGCAACGGAACGACCATTCTCAAACCAAGTAGCAGTCCCTATGGCACGGTGGTAAAATACACGGCGTCGCCCTATGTGAGCGGGTTTGTTTCAAAAGAAAATCTAAAGAAAATCAGCAATTCCGCGGCTGTGGTTGTGAGTCCGGAAGGAGCCGGGCGGATCGTACTGTTCGCCGATAATCCGAATTTCCGCAGTTACTGGCATGGCACCTCGAAATTGTTCCTGAACGCGCTGTTGTTTGGTCAGCATCTGACGGTTCCGGCTACCCAATTGTCGAACGGGCAGGAAGAGAATTAG
- a CDS encoding response regulator transcription factor, producing MRILIVEDEGEVAALIKTGLEDYGFEATIAGDAMEAQQRLAERDFDIVILDVNLPIISGFDLCRMIRNRFETLPILMLTAFGSTTSKLDGFDAGADDYLVKPFEFRELVARLRALTRRNSVQSTDLPVLKIADLELNQQSKTVKRGNQKIMLTARELALLEFFLKNQNRALTRNEIIEHVWDINFDTGTNVVDVYVNYLRKKIDKDFPLKLIHTLSGIGYIMQATDD from the coding sequence ATGCGAATTTTGATCGTTGAAGATGAAGGGGAAGTCGCAGCGCTCATCAAAACGGGTTTAGAGGATTATGGCTTCGAGGCAACAATAGCGGGCGATGCTATGGAAGCTCAACAAAGGCTGGCGGAACGGGACTTTGATATTGTCATTCTTGATGTGAATTTACCCATCATCAGCGGATTTGATCTGTGTCGGATGATTCGGAACCGCTTTGAAACCTTGCCAATTCTGATGCTGACCGCGTTTGGGAGTACCACAAGCAAACTGGATGGATTCGATGCTGGTGCGGATGACTATCTCGTAAAACCGTTTGAATTTCGCGAACTCGTTGCCCGGTTGCGCGCACTGACCCGGCGAAATTCTGTCCAGTCGACCGACTTGCCGGTTCTTAAAATTGCGGATCTGGAACTGAACCAGCAGAGTAAAACGGTAAAACGTGGAAATCAGAAAATAATGCTGACAGCCAGAGAATTGGCCTTGCTTGAGTTTTTTCTGAAAAACCAGAATCGTGCCCTGACCCGAAACGAAATAATTGAGCATGTCTGGGACATTAATTTCGATACAGGCACCAACGTCGTGGATGTGTACGTCAATTATTTACGCAAGAAAATAGACAAGGATTTTCCGCTCAAGCTAATCCATACCCTAAGTGGTATTGGGTACATTATGCAGGCCACCGACGACTAA